One Crocosphaera sp. UHCC 0190 DNA window includes the following coding sequences:
- a CDS encoding glycosyl hydrolase family 57, whose translation MIATAPASNGTNIQGLKPELPPISGWEAEITSIVQNNDQVFLPTSNINLSNIKAGFACALHMHQPTIPAGANGALVSNLQNMFENQGMGDNHNAGVFAWCYSRMGDFIPELVANGCNPRIMLDYSGNLFWGLQQMGRDDILNNLKRIACDPQYQPYVEWLGTMWSHAVAPSTPIPDLKLQIQAWQHQFASMFGYDALKRVKGFSPPEMHLPNNPDTLYEYIKALKECGYRWLLVQEHSVERLDGANLLGDDRYVPNRLVARNSHGEVISITALIKTQGSDTKLVAQMQPYHEAKSRGRQKIGNVEVPCCVSQIADGENGGVMMNEFPNGFNPTWHNIKDNSDVVGFNGTEYIELLEANGVNPDDYPVCQAKGQHKIWNKVDINNVTPEAVANAIADLNANDHQFHMDGASWTDDLSWVSGYENVLEPMNQLSADFHAKFDSLVQQDPNVTRTPEYQEALLYTLLVETSCFRYWGQGTWTDYARELYNRGEKLVK comes from the coding sequence ATGATTGCTACAGCACCCGCCTCCAATGGAACGAATATCCAAGGATTAAAACCAGAATTACCACCAATCAGTGGTTGGGAAGCAGAAATCACTTCAATTGTTCAAAACAATGATCAGGTTTTCTTACCCACTTCCAACATCAATTTAAGCAATATTAAAGCGGGTTTTGCTTGCGCCCTTCATATGCACCAACCCACCATTCCTGCTGGTGCCAACGGAGCGTTAGTTAGTAACCTCCAAAATATGTTTGAAAATCAAGGAATGGGCGATAATCATAACGCAGGGGTTTTTGCTTGGTGTTATAGCCGCATGGGTGATTTTATCCCCGAATTAGTGGCTAATGGTTGTAATCCTCGCATTATGTTGGACTATTCAGGAAATCTTTTCTGGGGACTCCAACAAATGGGACGGGATGACATTCTTAATAACCTCAAGCGCATTGCTTGTGATCCCCAATACCAGCCTTATGTAGAATGGTTAGGAACCATGTGGAGTCATGCTGTTGCTCCTTCTACCCCCATTCCTGACTTAAAATTACAAATTCAGGCATGGCAACATCAATTTGCCTCTATGTTTGGTTATGATGCCCTGAAACGGGTTAAAGGCTTTTCTCCTCCAGAAATGCACCTACCTAATAACCCTGATACCCTTTACGAATATATCAAAGCTCTTAAAGAGTGCGGTTATCGTTGGTTATTGGTGCAAGAACATTCCGTCGAACGCTTAGACGGTGCTAACCTATTGGGTGATGATAGATATGTTCCTAACCGTTTAGTGGCCCGTAATTCTCATGGTGAAGTCATCAGTATTACGGCCTTAATTAAAACTCAGGGATCTGATACTAAATTAGTCGCCCAAATGCAGCCCTATCATGAGGCCAAATCACGGGGACGGCAAAAAATTGGCAATGTAGAAGTACCTTGCTGTGTTTCCCAAATTGCTGACGGGGAAAATGGCGGTGTGATGATGAATGAATTCCCCAACGGATTTAATCCGACTTGGCATAACATTAAGGATAATTCTGATGTGGTGGGATTCAATGGCACTGAGTATATTGAACTCTTAGAAGCCAATGGGGTCAATCCTGATGATTATCCCGTTTGTCAGGCCAAAGGACAACACAAAATCTGGAACAAGGTAGATATTAACAATGTTACCCCAGAAGCAGTTGCCAATGCGATCGCCGATTTAAACGCCAACGATCACCAATTCCACATGGACGGTGCATCTTGGACAGATGACTTAAGTTGGGTTTCCGGTTACGAAAACGTTCTAGAACCCATGAACCAACTCAGTGCTGATTTTCACGCGAAATTCGATTCTTTAGTGCAACAAGATCCCAATGTTACCAGAACTCCTGAATATCAGGAAGCTCTGTTATACACCTTATTAGTGGAAACTAGCTGTTTCCGTTATTGGGGCCAGGGAACTTGGACAGACTACGCCCGTGAACTTTATAATCGCGGCGAAAAGTTAGTCAAATAA
- a CDS encoding helix-turn-helix transcriptional regulator, whose translation MAQAHKTKRSIAATPAGKRKLREAQKSKSGERITYEDIEELLEFHVSRSTIERFFRGKAVDIANAISITQALGLNLEEVVEIVQYSEFVP comes from the coding sequence ATGGCACAAGCACACAAAACCAAACGAAGTATTGCTGCAACTCCCGCAGGAAAACGCAAGCTTAGAGAAGCCCAAAAATCAAAAAGTGGTGAACGAATTACTTATGAAGATATAGAAGAATTATTAGAATTTCATGTGTCTAGAAGTACCATTGAACGGTTTTTTCGGGGAAAAGCGGTAGATATTGCCAATGCTATCAGCATTACACAGGCACTCGGATTAAACTTAGAGGAAGTGGTTGAAATCGTTCAATACAGTGAGTTTGTTCCATAG
- a CDS encoding SEC59/DGK1/VTE5 family protein, which translates to MLSDSLSLFNPLFSVWYPLSLVILYLGAIIALAEGLNRLRGTNAEFTRKIVHIGSGNVVLIAWWLQLPPWVLVGASFIASIIALISYFLPILPSINSVGRKSLGTFFYAVSIGVLAQWFWSRQQPQYLVIGILVMAWGDGMAAVIGQKFGRHPYQMLGVNKSWEGSLTMMGVSFLVTSLILLSVGESFSITMIVSLIVAMVAMGLEAFSALGIDNLTVPLGSAFLAFYLIHGLS; encoded by the coding sequence TTGTTGTCTGACTCACTTTCTTTGTTTAACCCTCTTTTCTCTGTTTGGTATCCCCTCAGTCTTGTGATTCTGTATTTAGGGGCTATTATTGCTCTGGCTGAAGGATTAAACCGTTTACGGGGTACTAATGCCGAATTTACCCGTAAAATCGTTCATATTGGCTCAGGAAATGTTGTTTTAATTGCTTGGTGGCTACAACTTCCCCCTTGGGTATTAGTGGGAGCTTCTTTTATTGCGAGTATTATTGCTTTAATTTCCTATTTTTTGCCCATTCTTCCCAGTATTAATAGTGTAGGACGCAAAAGTTTAGGCACTTTCTTTTATGCTGTTAGTATTGGCGTTTTAGCTCAGTGGTTTTGGTCAAGACAACAACCCCAATATCTCGTCATTGGTATCCTGGTAATGGCCTGGGGAGATGGAATGGCCGCTGTTATTGGCCAAAAGTTTGGACGACACCCCTATCAAATGTTAGGGGTTAACAAAAGTTGGGAGGGGTCTTTGACTATGATGGGGGTAAGTTTTCTCGTTACCAGTTTGATTTTATTATCCGTGGGAGAATCATTCTCTATAACGATGATAGTTTCTTTAATTGTTGCTATGGTAGCAATGGGATTAGAAGCCTTTTCTGCACTGGGAATTGATAATTTAACCGTTCCCTTGGGCAGTGCCTTTCTCGCCTTCTATTTAATTCATGGTTTATCTTAA
- a CDS encoding aldose epimerase translates to MVFSISVNPKQYSTYILSDDTALSRLEVVPERGGIIARWAIQGQEILSLDEERFTHPELSVRGGVPILFPICGNLPDNTYIYQGKSYTLKQHGFARDLPWEVIDQSTSSCASLTLSLSSNDKTLNVYPFEFQLKFTYELEGKFLRIRQQYINKSEKKMPFSFGFHPYFLVKDKTKLAFDIPSSAYQEKSSTEIVPFEGTFDFDADEIDVAFKSLTRSSASMTDHQRGLKLTLNWSDSYSTFVFWTLKGKDYICLEPWSAPRNAIATGENLTELDPGASYEAVIEMNVASI, encoded by the coding sequence ATGGTATTTTCAATCTCTGTCAACCCGAAGCAATATTCTACCTATATTCTCTCGGATGATACGGCGTTATCTCGTCTAGAAGTTGTTCCCGAAAGAGGGGGAATTATTGCTCGTTGGGCAATTCAAGGTCAAGAGATTCTTTCTCTCGATGAAGAACGATTTACTCACCCAGAATTAAGTGTCAGGGGTGGAGTTCCCATTCTCTTTCCTATCTGTGGTAATTTGCCGGATAATACTTATATTTACCAGGGCAAAAGTTACACCTTAAAACAACATGGTTTTGCCAGAGATTTACCTTGGGAAGTAATCGATCAATCAACAAGTTCTTGTGCAAGCTTAACCCTAAGCTTAAGTAGTAATGACAAAACTCTTAACGTTTATCCCTTTGAATTCCAATTAAAATTTACCTACGAACTTGAGGGAAAATTTTTACGAATTCGTCAGCAATACATCAATAAATCCGAGAAAAAAATGCCTTTTTCTTTTGGTTTTCATCCCTATTTTTTGGTCAAAGATAAAACAAAATTAGCCTTTGATATTCCTTCATCCGCATATCAAGAGAAAAGCAGCACAGAAATTGTCCCTTTTGAGGGAACCTTTGATTTTGATGCGGATGAAATTGATGTAGCTTTTAAATCTTTAACCCGTTCTTCTGCCAGTATGACCGATCATCAACGGGGACTAAAACTTACTCTGAATTGGTCAGATTCCTATTCTACCTTTGTGTTTTGGACGTTGAAAGGGAAAGATTATATTTGTTTAGAACCCTGGAGTGCGCCCCGGAATGCGATCGCAACGGGAGAAAATCTCACAGAACTTGACCCAGGAGCAAGCTATGAGGCAGTAATAGAAATGAATGTGGCTTCTATTTAG
- a CDS encoding RNB domain-containing ribonuclease gives MAKSSPIIRSEIQQLLDEPILVSNREAVLGFTIDGQTSKDLDDAIWIQPKPSGVVIDVHISDVTALIPMGSSLEEQAISQVATNYMASRIEPMFPHELSEDKLSLLENQLRLTVTIRVTLDESANIKKTQLLLTHLTSLKQFSYGSADATLNDPSNPFFQVLRYCEVWAQKFAWKRQSLGAIGQTTVGGVTLDEEGRLVETSMYHSQQIIQEFMILANTAVANLAEQHQLPLLYRNHTASAVAPKSKELIETLTTLGLPELIRQKLQSWLNAATYSPAVIGHFALSLPAYTHFTSPIRRVADYVNHRILKAVFIDNAESPYTVEDLEGIAEHINQKRQEVKEKRNDHYREKRLSQTVNLLQKRGKLQGLSDKDFSKILKDSLKVSKLDQMVPEAIARLEARELKPVDLYYLAFGEYQDPENKALIKEKLLGYIEEQPAHATQTLQIASAINQTTLEYLEKTTASGKFAFWSVFEGETTSVPAIATTKQAAKHQANCLLLQGVFEQNLVPSKLIDKSSLQDVAITETIEDSIIEYGIAEIDLSLVPEEARDCPVGYLHDNLQQLKFKKPAYFFNKVQDKWRCSCRVSWFDDLILETEAVASSKKEAKTMASLKAIADLERLRS, from the coding sequence GTGGCGAAATCATCACCGATTATCCGCAGTGAAATCCAACAATTACTCGATGAACCCATCTTGGTATCAAACAGAGAAGCGGTATTAGGCTTCACTATTGATGGGCAAACCTCGAAAGATCTCGATGATGCGATCTGGATACAACCGAAGCCATCAGGGGTCGTGATTGACGTGCATATCTCAGACGTGACTGCCTTAATTCCCATGGGTTCAAGCTTAGAAGAACAAGCAATATCACAAGTGGCCACTAACTATATGGCATCAAGGATAGAGCCAATGTTTCCCCATGAATTGTCCGAGGATAAACTATCTTTACTGGAGAACCAACTAAGGTTAACTGTGACCATTCGGGTAACTTTGGACGAATCAGCGAATATTAAGAAAACACAATTATTATTAACCCATTTAACTAGCCTTAAGCAGTTTTCCTACGGCTCAGCCGATGCCACCCTCAATGACCCCTCCAATCCGTTTTTCCAAGTATTGCGTTACTGTGAAGTCTGGGCTCAGAAATTCGCCTGGAAACGGCAAAGTCTAGGCGCGATTGGTCAAACGACCGTCGGGGGTGTCACTTTAGATGAAGAAGGACGACTCGTTGAAACATCAATGTACCATTCTCAGCAGATCATCCAAGAATTCATGATCTTGGCTAATACAGCAGTGGCGAACTTAGCTGAGCAGCATCAACTCCCTCTACTTTATCGCAATCATACAGCTTCGGCCGTAGCACCGAAAAGCAAGGAGTTAATCGAAACCTTGACCACATTAGGTTTACCCGAACTCATACGACAGAAGTTGCAAAGTTGGTTAAATGCGGCGACTTATTCCCCGGCCGTCATCGGTCACTTTGCTTTATCCCTCCCTGCTTACACTCACTTTACTTCCCCGATTCGTCGTGTGGCTGATTACGTTAACCACCGTATTCTCAAAGCCGTTTTCATCGATAACGCCGAGTCCCCCTACACCGTGGAAGACTTAGAGGGTATAGCTGAACACATCAATCAAAAGCGACAAGAAGTTAAAGAAAAGCGCAATGATCATTACCGCGAAAAACGTCTCAGTCAGACGGTGAATCTTCTGCAAAAACGTGGTAAACTCCAAGGCCTGTCTGACAAAGATTTTTCTAAGATTCTCAAAGATAGCCTCAAGGTTTCTAAGTTAGATCAAATGGTGCCAGAGGCGATCGCCAGATTAGAGGCTAGGGAACTAAAACCAGTGGATCTCTATTATTTGGCATTTGGCGAGTATCAAGACCCTGAGAATAAAGCCTTGATTAAAGAGAAGTTGTTAGGCTATATAGAAGAACAACCTGCCCATGCTACTCAGACCTTACAGATAGCCAGTGCCATTAACCAGACAACCCTGGAATATCTCGAAAAAACAACGGCATCAGGAAAATTTGCTTTTTGGTCTGTCTTTGAAGGTGAAACCACCAGCGTTCCTGCAATTGCCACCACGAAACAAGCAGCAAAACATCAGGCTAATTGCTTGTTATTACAGGGGGTCTTTGAACAGAACTTAGTGCCATCAAAGTTGATCGACAAAAGTTCTCTACAAGACGTGGCAATAACGGAGACTATCGAGGACTCTATCATCGAATACGGCATCGCAGAAATTGATCTATCTCTTGTTCCAGAAGAAGCCAGGGATTGTCCCGTAGGTTATCTACATGATAACCTACAGCAACTGAAGTTCAAAAAACCGGCCTATTTCTTCAATAAAGTGCAGGATAAATGGCGGTGTTCTTGTCGCGTTTCCTGGTTCGATGACCTTATCCTGGAAACTGAAGCTGTTGCATCATCTAAGAAAGAGGCGAAGACGATGGCTTCCTTGAAGGCGATCGCTGATCTTGAACGGCTCAGAAGTTAG
- the recG gene encoding ATP-dependent DNA helicase RecG yields the protein MSAATPEWVRLDQSLSIEAEKGFTNLQGNQYRFHEFLCLNFGQNPPVGTPTRDRTRWQDFATQYANYDHLTTTQRKTLIIQTRQFLYQLRRTLETPTEPPPPKLPKTAPITDNKSALRPITLDQSLSTLAEVGNYKGELLKKLGLYTVKDILFYYPRDHIDYGRQVTISHLIPGETVTIIGTVKRCNCFTSPKNQKLSIFELVLRDHTGQIKLNRFFAGPRFTNKGWQERQKRLYPLDAVVAASGLVKENRYGLTLENPEIEVLDSLGANIESLKIGRVLPVYPLTEGVGADLVRKVIIACLEAIKQIKDPLPVELRNEYGLIKLKEAIANIHFPENPELLAHARRRLVFDEFFYLQLGFLQRRQAQKETEKSVIFAPEGHLIKQFNQILPFKLTNAQERVINEILEDLTSENPMNRLVQGDVGAGKTIVAVFAILAALQSGYQAALMAPTEVLAEQHYRKLVTWFNLLYLPVELLTGSTKTAKRREIHRQLETGELPLLIGTHALIQDPVNFQKLGLVVIDEQHRFGVQQRAKLLAKGQAPHVLTMTATPIPRTLALTLHGDLDVSQVDELPPGRQPIQTTALTGKERTQAYDLIRREVAQGRQVYIIFPMIEESEKLDVKAAVEEHQKLSETVFPDFKIGLLHGRMSSAEKDEVLTAFRDNNYQIIVSTTVIEVGVDVPNATVMLIENAERFGLSQLHQLRGRVGRGSHKSYCLLMSSSKTPDARQRLSVLEQSQDGFFISEMDLRFRGPGTVLGTRQSGLPDFALVSLVEDQEVLELARIAAEKIIFLDKNLGGMYSLKKELEERYKKLMGGEILT from the coding sequence ATGTCCGCAGCAACACCAGAGTGGGTACGCCTAGATCAATCCCTATCAATTGAAGCAGAAAAAGGATTTACCAATTTACAGGGTAATCAATACCGTTTTCATGAGTTTTTATGCCTTAATTTTGGTCAAAATCCTCCGGTGGGAACCCCTACCAGGGATCGCACAAGATGGCAAGATTTTGCCACTCAATATGCTAATTATGATCACTTGACAACGACACAACGGAAAACCTTAATCATCCAAACCCGTCAATTTTTATATCAACTGAGACGGACATTAGAAACCCCGACAGAACCCCCACCGCCAAAGTTACCAAAAACCGCCCCAATTACTGATAATAAATCTGCTCTCCGTCCGATTACTTTGGATCAATCTTTAAGTACCTTAGCAGAAGTGGGTAATTACAAGGGAGAATTATTAAAAAAGTTAGGACTATATACGGTTAAAGATATATTATTTTATTATCCCCGCGATCATATTGATTATGGCCGTCAAGTGACGATTTCTCATTTAATTCCTGGGGAAACGGTGACGATTATAGGAACAGTAAAACGTTGTAATTGTTTTACCAGTCCCAAGAATCAAAAACTAAGTATTTTTGAATTGGTTTTGCGAGATCATACGGGACAAATTAAATTAAATCGCTTCTTTGCTGGCCCCCGTTTTACGAATAAAGGATGGCAAGAAAGACAAAAAAGATTGTATCCCTTAGATGCAGTAGTTGCCGCTTCAGGATTAGTGAAAGAAAATCGTTATGGACTAACCTTAGAAAACCCAGAAATTGAAGTTTTAGACAGTTTAGGAGCAAACATTGAATCCTTAAAAATTGGTCGAGTTTTACCCGTTTATCCCTTAACGGAAGGGGTAGGGGCTGACTTAGTTCGTAAGGTAATCATTGCTTGTTTAGAGGCAATAAAACAAATAAAAGATCCCTTACCTGTGGAGTTAAGAAATGAGTACGGATTGATCAAATTAAAAGAAGCGATCGCTAATATACATTTTCCAGAAAATCCTGAATTATTAGCCCATGCAAGAAGAAGATTGGTCTTTGATGAATTCTTTTATTTACAGTTAGGATTTTTGCAACGTCGTCAAGCGCAAAAAGAAACCGAAAAGAGTGTTATTTTTGCCCCTGAAGGACATCTAATTAAACAATTTAATCAAATTTTACCCTTTAAATTAACCAATGCTCAAGAACGGGTAATTAATGAAATTTTAGAGGATTTAACCTCAGAAAATCCCATGAATCGTTTAGTACAGGGAGATGTAGGGGCAGGGAAAACTATTGTGGCTGTTTTTGCCATTTTAGCCGCCTTACAATCAGGTTATCAAGCGGCTTTAATGGCCCCAACTGAAGTCTTAGCAGAACAACATTATCGTAAATTAGTTACTTGGTTTAACTTATTATATTTACCCGTAGAATTGCTGACAGGTTCTACAAAAACTGCTAAAAGAAGAGAAATCCATCGTCAATTAGAAACGGGAGAATTACCCCTATTAATAGGAACTCATGCTTTAATTCAAGACCCTGTAAACTTTCAAAAATTAGGCTTAGTGGTCATTGATGAACAACACCGTTTTGGGGTACAACAAAGGGCTAAATTATTAGCGAAAGGACAAGCACCCCATGTTTTAACCATGACAGCGACCCCCATTCCTCGCACCTTAGCTTTAACTTTACATGGGGATTTAGATGTGAGTCAAGTTGATGAATTACCCCCAGGAAGACAACCCATTCAAACCACAGCATTAACGGGCAAAGAACGCACTCAAGCTTATGATTTAATTCGTCGAGAAGTAGCCCAAGGGAGACAAGTTTATATTATTTTTCCCATGATTGAAGAATCAGAAAAGTTAGATGTTAAAGCAGCCGTAGAAGAACATCAAAAACTCTCAGAAACCGTATTCCCTGACTTCAAAATCGGTCTATTACATGGTCGGATGAGTTCCGCAGAGAAAGATGAAGTATTAACCGCATTTCGAGATAATAACTATCAAATTATTGTCTCAACAACCGTCATTGAAGTGGGGGTTGATGTTCCCAATGCAACGGTGATGTTAATTGAAAATGCCGAACGATTTGGCCTATCACAATTACATCAATTAAGAGGGAGAGTGGGACGAGGTTCTCATAAGTCCTATTGTTTATTAATGAGTAGTAGTAAAACCCCTGATGCAAGACAAAGATTAAGTGTGTTAGAACAGTCCCAGGATGGCTTTTTTATCTCAGAAATGGATTTAAGATTTCGGGGGCCAGGAACAGTTTTAGGAACCCGTCAATCCGGTTTGCCTGATTTTGCTTTAGTGAGTTTAGTGGAAGATCAAGAGGTATTAGAATTAGCAAGAATTGCAGCTGAAAAAATCATCTTTCTTGATAAAAATTTAGGGGGAATGTATTCTCTGAAAAAAGAGTTAGAAGAACGGTATAAAAAGCTGATGGGAGGGGAAATTTTAACATAA
- a CDS encoding DUF58 domain-containing protein yields the protein MASKASFSITEWLETHWATPAFSGWLLAGLALCFFGAATNTMAGWLYVLSGTIAALLGLGAILSLRSLNHLQVRRHPITAVSAGDDLTVEIVIQNTTKNPKALLQLGDMLPRVIDKPQKTAIEVIPPQEEHHWTYYVPTQRRGVYHWHEVQLRSGSPLGLFWCRRTQEVPAKAVIYPQILPLSRCPLVDTLGQDENDQMQSDRRFKAAQEGVTKALRPYRYGDPMRMIHWRTSARFEEFQVRELEVITGGEEILIALDSSSQWGEDNFEQGVIVAASLYFYANRAQLNVKLWTAKTGLIHGNRTVLETLAAVETEETRKDADLPKIPLIWITENSATLNSLPPGSRWVMFSQETEKITSFFANNLTGLMINNEQPLTSQLQQPPRSF from the coding sequence ATGGCCAGTAAAGCATCTTTTTCTATCACGGAATGGTTAGAAACCCACTGGGCCACTCCTGCATTTAGTGGTTGGTTATTGGCCGGCCTGGCCCTTTGTTTTTTTGGGGCCGCCACCAATACCATGGCTGGATGGTTATATGTCTTAAGTGGCACTATTGCCGCTTTATTGGGTTTAGGGGCGATACTTTCCCTGCGATCGCTCAATCATTTACAGGTGCGTCGTCATCCCATTACCGCAGTGAGTGCGGGAGACGACCTCACCGTCGAAATTGTTATTCAAAATACCACAAAAAACCCCAAAGCCTTACTACAATTAGGGGATATGCTGCCGAGGGTCATTGATAAACCCCAAAAAACCGCCATAGAAGTCATTCCCCCCCAAGAAGAACATCATTGGACTTATTATGTTCCAACCCAACGACGAGGGGTTTATCATTGGCATGAGGTACAGTTGCGGAGTGGTTCACCCCTCGGACTGTTTTGGTGTCGTCGTACCCAAGAAGTTCCGGCCAAAGCGGTTATTTATCCCCAAATTTTACCCCTGAGTCGATGTCCTTTGGTGGATACTTTGGGCCAAGATGAAAATGATCAGATGCAAAGCGATCGCCGTTTTAAGGCTGCTCAGGAAGGGGTAACAAAGGCATTACGTCCCTATCGTTATGGTGATCCGATGCGGATGATTCATTGGCGTACCAGTGCGCGGTTTGAGGAGTTTCAGGTGCGAGAATTAGAAGTGATCACAGGGGGTGAAGAAATTCTGATCGCCCTCGATAGTAGTTCTCAGTGGGGAGAAGATAATTTTGAACAGGGGGTTATTGTGGCGGCCTCTTTGTATTTTTATGCTAATCGCGCCCAACTTAATGTTAAATTGTGGACAGCTAAGACCGGGTTAATTCATGGTAATCGTACAGTTTTAGAAACCTTGGCCGCCGTGGAGACGGAAGAAACCAGAAAAGATGCTGATTTGCCTAAAATTCCCTTAATTTGGATTACTGAAAATTCAGCTACTTTAAACAGTCTTCCTCCAGGCAGTCGTTGGGTAATGTTTTCTCAAGAAACAGAAAAAATTACTTCATTCTTTGCTAATAATTTAACTGGATTGATGATTAATAATGAACAACCTTTAACCTCTCAATTACAACAACCTCCTCGTTCTTTTTAA
- a CDS encoding DUF1269 domain-containing protein, with protein sequence MATLTVWKFNTADGAEKALTKLAPLQKEHVIEIKDAATVSWPEGKKKPKTKQAINLVGLGALDGAFWGLLFGLIFFCPIFGIALGASMGALGGSLKDYGINDNFINDVKSKVTEGTSALFLFTGNVTLDKVEEALGDTTAELIQSNLSNEEEAKLREHFSPEV encoded by the coding sequence ATGGCAACTTTGACTGTTTGGAAATTTAATACTGCTGATGGGGCCGAAAAAGCATTAACTAAATTAGCACCCTTGCAAAAAGAGCATGTCATTGAAATTAAGGACGCAGCTACCGTTTCTTGGCCAGAAGGTAAAAAGAAACCTAAAACCAAACAGGCGATCAATTTAGTCGGTTTAGGAGCCTTAGATGGGGCTTTTTGGGGGTTACTCTTCGGATTAATCTTTTTCTGTCCCATTTTCGGGATTGCCCTTGGTGCATCGATGGGAGCTTTAGGGGGTTCTCTCAAGGATTATGGCATCAACGACAACTTTATTAATGATGTCAAAAGCAAAGTAACGGAAGGGACATCGGCACTCTTTTTATTCACGGGTAATGTAACCCTTGATAAAGTAGAAGAAGCTTTAGGTGACACAACTGCCGAACTAATTCAGTCTAATTTATCCAATGAAGAAGAAGCTAAACTGAGAGAGCATTTTAGCCCAGAAGTTTAG
- a CDS encoding FAD-dependent hydroxylase: MTSPTITLAQSNPVAPLDCDLAIVGGGIVGATLALALKYSGLKIKMIEAQPLEKVASRERSYALSLLSGRIFDSLGVWSEMLPQIGKFSHIRLSDADYPEVVKFQTEDLGTDYLGYVGEHGVILRILQRAIADCSNLEWLCPAQVVNVTYEDTEAIITLEKEGKTQQLRTKLVIGADGPRSPIRTLAGIKTQGWKYWQSCLTFTIKHTAPRNDVAFERFWYSGPMGILPLPGNRCQIVWTAPHAQAKAIQDLEKGDFIAKLQERTQESLGEIELDSDRYLFPVQLMQSQRYTQSRLALVGDAAHCCHPVGGQGLNLGIRDAAALAHVLQAAHEKGEDIGDLQVLKRYENWRRWENWLILGFTDFLDRFFSNHWWPLMVVRRLGLRLMAWLPPLKKLALQLMTGLLGKHPQLAKN, from the coding sequence ATGACCTCACCAACCATAACCTTAGCTCAATCAAACCCTGTTGCCCCATTAGATTGTGATTTAGCGATTGTAGGAGGGGGTATTGTCGGCGCAACCTTAGCTTTAGCTCTCAAATATTCAGGGTTAAAGATTAAGATGATTGAGGCGCAACCCCTAGAAAAAGTCGCATCTAGAGAGCGTTCTTATGCCCTTTCTCTGCTGTCTGGACGCATTTTTGATTCCCTTGGGGTTTGGTCAGAAATGTTGCCTCAGATTGGGAAATTTAGCCACATTCGTCTCTCAGATGCCGACTATCCAGAGGTGGTTAAATTTCAAACCGAGGACTTAGGGACAGACTATCTTGGTTATGTAGGGGAGCATGGGGTAATTTTACGCATCTTACAAAGAGCGATCGCGGATTGTTCTAATCTTGAGTGGTTATGTCCGGCCCAAGTCGTTAACGTCACCTATGAAGACACAGAAGCGATTATTACCCTGGAAAAAGAGGGAAAAACCCAACAATTACGCACAAAATTAGTGATCGGGGCTGATGGGCCGCGATCGCCTATTCGTACTTTAGCAGGGATTAAAACCCAAGGCTGGAAATATTGGCAATCTTGTCTCACCTTTACCATTAAACACACGGCCCCGCGCAATGATGTGGCTTTTGAGCGGTTTTGGTATAGTGGTCCCATGGGCATTTTACCCTTACCTGGAAACCGTTGTCAGATAGTTTGGACGGCTCCTCACGCCCAAGCAAAAGCGATTCAAGACTTAGAAAAAGGGGATTTTATCGCTAAATTACAAGAACGCACCCAAGAATCATTGGGAGAGATAGAATTAGACAGCGATCGCTATTTATTCCCCGTGCAGTTAATGCAGAGTCAACGTTATACCCAGTCTCGACTCGCTTTAGTGGGAGATGCGGCCCATTGTTGTCATCCGGTGGGGGGACAGGGGTTAAACTTAGGTATTCGAGATGCTGCGGCCTTAGCCCACGTTTTGCAAGCGGCCCATGAAAAAGGGGAAGATATTGGAGACTTACAAGTATTAAAACGCTATGAAAATTGGCGGAGATGGGAAAATTGGCTGATTTTGGGCTTTACTGACTTTTTAGATCGGTTCTTTTCTAACCATTGGTGGCCTTTGATGGTGGTACGTCGGTTAGGATTAAGGTTAATGGCTTGGTTGCCACCGTTGAAAAAGTTGGCTTTACAACTGATGACAGGGTTATTAGGCAAACATCCTCAACTCGCTAAGAACTAA